From one Flavobacteriales bacterium genomic stretch:
- a CDS encoding ThiF family adenylyltransferase, which produces MTSPSRAKHEHASARVADWISDAHIDARALRLPSYSRAWELELEVGATRVAVYLCLPEDFPVQDPVVLVKNAEEFWGKVPHVEHSGKLCLSSTNTVHGVEHAVPLVESALSDARGLLANASPRDFAEEFNSYWPSSDPKPPDAVMLCRNGLPEDPWCRKNNREIVLGDDKDSVDSWCNNTGRTFDEATQTYRIDIDKEMLPVDFPRDLKGLHALLLDKDPALSTKLRRNVRRSKEYLVLPLRVVVAGEMKDAVIGVQGAADSLPRKGGFRTTQTVPWTLIEQRSPQIQRILLRPVTPQAVITRSGDGFDLSDKKVVLVGCGSLGGYLAQMLARASVGQLTLVDDDALGWQNTGRHVLGAAHIGKNKAVALKATLGVENPQVKLVAIPKKVELVLRDRPEVLKDADIVISATGDWPVEYALNYWRTYTSGAPPLLFTWLEPHAVAGHSFHVAPAQGGCLNCYFSASGHFSQAVVDPSGVEPHKEASCAGFYQPYGATDMLPTVALAAAHAVDVLLGRERTSTLRTWTGAQSRFELHALSPTEEWVERLAVASFGCVHERTMPPIETCGLCF; this is translated from the coding sequence GTGACTAGTCCTTCACGGGCCAAACATGAACATGCATCGGCAAGGGTTGCTGATTGGATATCCGATGCCCATATTGATGCACGCGCACTAAGACTTCCTTCGTACTCCCGTGCGTGGGAACTTGAGCTTGAGGTAGGTGCTACTCGTGTTGCGGTTTATCTGTGCCTGCCAGAAGACTTTCCCGTTCAAGATCCTGTCGTTCTCGTTAAGAATGCTGAGGAGTTCTGGGGGAAGGTGCCTCACGTCGAGCATAGCGGCAAGCTCTGTCTCAGTTCGACCAACACCGTTCACGGTGTAGAGCATGCCGTTCCATTGGTAGAAAGTGCTCTTTCCGATGCCCGTGGTCTTCTTGCCAACGCCTCTCCGCGCGACTTTGCTGAGGAGTTCAACAGCTACTGGCCTTCTTCCGATCCTAAGCCTCCCGATGCGGTGATGCTTTGCCGCAATGGGCTGCCAGAAGACCCGTGGTGCCGTAAGAACAATCGAGAGATCGTTCTGGGAGATGACAAGGACAGTGTGGATAGTTGGTGCAACAACACGGGGCGCACTTTTGACGAGGCTACACAGACCTATCGGATCGACATCGACAAAGAGATGTTGCCCGTGGATTTCCCCCGCGACCTCAAGGGCTTGCACGCTTTGCTCCTTGACAAGGACCCAGCGTTATCCACGAAGCTGAGGCGAAACGTTAGGAGAAGCAAGGAATACCTCGTCCTTCCTCTTCGGGTTGTTGTTGCAGGAGAGATGAAGGACGCGGTGATAGGTGTACAGGGCGCGGCTGATTCTCTTCCGAGGAAGGGTGGGTTCAGAACAACGCAAACAGTTCCTTGGACCCTGATTGAACAACGCTCGCCGCAAATCCAACGGATTTTGCTGCGTCCTGTAACCCCACAAGCAGTGATCACTAGATCGGGCGATGGCTTTGACTTGTCCGATAAGAAGGTCGTGCTTGTTGGCTGCGGCTCGCTTGGAGGATACTTGGCTCAGATGCTGGCTAGAGCAAGCGTGGGACAACTGACGCTTGTTGATGACGATGCACTTGGCTGGCAGAATACTGGACGACATGTTCTTGGCGCCGCCCATATCGGCAAAAACAAAGCGGTGGCTCTGAAGGCAACACTTGGTGTAGAGAACCCGCAAGTGAAGCTGGTGGCAATACCCAAAAAAGTGGAGTTAGTTCTGAGGGATCGACCTGAGGTACTGAAAGACGCGGACATTGTTATTTCGGCGACGGGTGATTGGCCAGTGGAGTATGCCTTGAACTACTGGCGTACATACACCAGTGGTGCACCTCCATTGCTGTTTACTTGGCTCGAACCCCATGCTGTTGCTGGCCACTCGTTCCATGTCGCTCCCGCACAGGGGGGGTGCCTGAATTGCTATTTCTCCGCAAGCGGACATTTTTCCCAAGCGGTTGTCGATCCGAGCGGCGTTGAGCCCCACAAGGAGGCTAGTTGCGCTGGCTTCTATCAGCCCTACGGTGCAACTGACATGCTTCCTACGGTCGCACTGGCAGCGGCACATGCTGTGGACGTGTTGCTTGGTAGAGAACGGACTTCGACGCTTCGCACCTGGACAGGTGCTCAATCGCGTTTTGAACTGCATGCCTTGTCACCAACTGAGGAGTGGGTGGAACGCTTGGCCGTTGCATCTTTCGGCTGTGTTCATGAACGCACGATGCCTCCGATTGAAACGTGCGGGCTATGTTTCTAG
- a CDS encoding Mov34/MPN/PAD-1 family protein codes for MFLGKKALKNAPLQDFALPNRTVLRFTPEVVGVLSKFGQAKANSKEAGGMLFARFADGLISVDYVTTPSPFDFRSRFAFRPSLAHQRDVIMKQFSKGLHFIGEWHTHPQEQPHPSQQDILTARACLVESEHELNAFVVVVLGSNAAIANAWVGIVREEDVQRLQAIARTK; via the coding sequence ATGTTTCTAGGTAAGAAAGCCCTCAAGAACGCGCCATTGCAGGACTTCGCTCTGCCGAACCGTACGGTCCTCCGTTTCACGCCAGAAGTTGTAGGAGTGCTCTCGAAATTTGGCCAAGCAAAGGCGAACTCGAAGGAGGCAGGCGGAATGTTGTTCGCAAGGTTCGCAGATGGTCTTATTAGCGTTGATTATGTGACTACACCTTCACCCTTCGACTTTAGATCCCGCTTTGCCTTCCGTCCATCCCTTGCTCACCAACGGGACGTGATCATGAAACAGTTCAGCAAAGGACTCCACTTTATTGGTGAGTGGCATACTCATCCACAGGAACAACCTCATCCATCGCAACAGGACATACTTACCGCAAGAGCATGCTTGGTCGAATCCGAGCACGAATTGAACGCCTTTGTTGTTGTAGTCCTCGGCTCCAATGCCGCGATCGCAAATGCTTGGGTCGGAATTGTGCGTGAAGAGGATGTTCAACGCCTTCAGGCAATTGCCCGAACGAAGTGA
- a CDS encoding PD-(D/E)XK nuclease family protein: MKSEPNIFRHATSELSQDAFLAWLCEWADEAHTYHPSGMHAVGRAFIAWLYAKKGWSLPNYNKAEVRLQYLHIDVLVKLTTPDGEVHHLLIEDKTYTSDHSEQINGYLRSLKEKEYIEDPSRVLPVYFKSSLEPRKSDGHLRLYLTDIVDFISSLDKSGVQSEVFHSWCEMRTEAHLAHERFRSLPVREWKDDQWYGCFDHMARQPVLATLSAGYGYVHLGNFIGFWIGWVGEPEDWCTYLQVDAYRSRPPALTFRIAAPKNDFVGPAFMKGTFNSLQAAASSMGKRILYPKWARIGGKSSRYAVLDEPFMAQGEDGTFDESFMTSQLLACHELLVRAPIAHML, from the coding sequence ATGAAGAGCGAGCCGAACATCTTCCGTCATGCAACAAGCGAACTGAGCCAAGATGCGTTCTTGGCGTGGCTTTGCGAATGGGCTGACGAAGCCCATACCTACCACCCAAGTGGAATGCATGCGGTTGGGAGGGCTTTCATCGCGTGGTTGTATGCGAAGAAAGGATGGTCATTACCCAATTACAACAAGGCCGAGGTCAGGCTTCAGTACCTGCACATTGACGTGTTGGTGAAGCTCACCACACCAGATGGTGAAGTGCATCATCTGCTCATTGAAGACAAGACCTACACCAGCGATCATTCGGAGCAGATCAACGGCTACCTCCGTTCATTGAAGGAGAAGGAATACATCGAGGACCCATCGCGCGTCCTGCCTGTTTATTTTAAGTCCTCGTTAGAGCCTAGAAAGAGCGATGGGCACTTGCGGTTGTATCTGACCGACATCGTGGACTTTATTTCATCGCTTGACAAATCAGGCGTTCAAAGCGAAGTATTCCACTCCTGGTGCGAGATGCGCACTGAGGCACATCTGGCGCATGAGCGATTCCGCTCGCTCCCTGTGCGCGAGTGGAAGGATGACCAGTGGTACGGTTGCTTTGATCACATGGCGCGACAACCTGTTCTCGCGACCCTGAGCGCTGGCTACGGATACGTCCACTTGGGCAATTTCATTGGCTTCTGGATCGGCTGGGTGGGGGAACCAGAGGATTGGTGCACATACTTACAAGTCGATGCCTACCGCTCAAGGCCGCCAGCATTGACGTTTCGTATTGCAGCCCCTAAGAATGACTTTGTGGGCCCCGCCTTCATGAAAGGAACCTTCAACTCACTTCAGGCAGCCGCCAGTTCCATGGGTAAGCGCATACTTTATCCGAAGTGGGCTCGAATCGGTGGAAAGTCTTCGCGCTACGCTGTTCTGGATGAACCATTCATGGCACAAGGAGAGGATGGCACATTCGATGAGAGCTTTATGACCAGTCAGCTTTTGGCTTGTCATGAGTTGCTTGTCCGAGCCCCTATAGCGCACATGCTATAA
- a CDS encoding MFS transporter gives MNPPVLGLRANWRQFSLLVVVNAFVGAMVGLERTVLPILAEQEFGIASYAAALSFIMAFGVSKAAANYFTGRLARRFGRKRLLVTGWLLALPVPLMLIYAQTWHWVVAANILLGIHQGFAWSSTVVMKMDLVGEKDRGLAMGLNEFAGYLAVAAMAFLTGLLAANYGPRPLPFEVGIGVAVIGLLLSVMWVKDTTQHVSVESAKSVVPLLERPFMDTSLRHRVLGTVTQAGLVNNLNDGMLWGLLPVLLDNKGYDAQGIGAIAAVYPAVWGLGQLATGKLADHVDRKFMLVVGMVLQGTAILLLPYIGTQSAYIMLSAALGLGTALVYPTFLATIAAHTHPTQRAESLGIFRLWRDLGYAIGALLTGLIADRFGLSASILSIGGVTVLSGVIVWLRMPAERRCLEPLDLKRWLGRPDVRIVDVRSPEEYANGHLPQAMNIPIERLLQHAHDWSRRERIVTVCAKGGGRSAQAAQVLRDMDFGRTWWLCGGTLGWR, from the coding sequence ATGAACCCTCCTGTGCTGGGCCTCCGTGCGAACTGGCGACAGTTCAGCCTGCTTGTCGTCGTGAACGCGTTCGTCGGTGCCATGGTCGGGTTGGAACGCACCGTGCTTCCCATTCTCGCAGAACAGGAGTTCGGCATTGCGTCATATGCAGCGGCACTTTCGTTCATCATGGCCTTCGGCGTTTCCAAGGCAGCCGCGAACTACTTCACGGGACGACTGGCCCGCCGTTTCGGACGTAAGCGCTTACTCGTAACGGGATGGCTGCTCGCGTTGCCTGTGCCCCTCATGCTCATCTATGCGCAAACATGGCATTGGGTCGTTGCGGCGAACATCCTGCTAGGTATCCACCAAGGGTTCGCGTGGAGCAGTACCGTGGTCATGAAGATGGACCTCGTGGGCGAGAAGGACCGTGGCTTGGCCATGGGCTTGAACGAATTCGCGGGCTACCTCGCCGTGGCAGCCATGGCCTTCCTCACAGGGCTGCTGGCCGCGAACTATGGACCACGGCCATTGCCCTTTGAGGTTGGAATTGGCGTAGCGGTGATCGGGCTGCTCCTTTCGGTGATGTGGGTGAAGGACACAACGCAGCATGTGAGCGTCGAATCGGCCAAGAGCGTTGTGCCATTATTGGAACGGCCCTTCATGGACACGAGCTTGCGACATCGTGTGCTGGGCACTGTGACACAAGCGGGCTTGGTGAACAACCTGAACGACGGCATGCTTTGGGGGCTGCTGCCTGTGTTGCTTGACAACAAAGGGTATGATGCCCAAGGCATCGGTGCGATAGCTGCGGTCTATCCTGCCGTTTGGGGTCTGGGCCAGTTGGCCACTGGCAAGCTCGCCGATCACGTCGATCGCAAGTTCATGCTCGTGGTGGGTATGGTGCTGCAAGGAACAGCCATTCTCCTGCTGCCATACATCGGAACGCAGAGCGCGTACATCATGCTGAGCGCTGCGCTGGGGCTTGGCACCGCATTGGTGTACCCCACCTTCCTCGCCACCATTGCCGCGCATACACATCCGACACAACGCGCCGAAAGCCTCGGCATCTTCCGTCTCTGGCGTGATCTGGGCTATGCGATCGGTGCGCTCCTTACGGGCCTCATCGCCGATCGCTTCGGGTTGTCGGCCTCGATACTGTCCATCGGTGGTGTCACGGTGCTCTCTGGCGTAATCGTCTGGTTGCGGATGCCTGCGGAGCGGCGTTGCTTGGAACCGCTCGACCTGAAACGCTGGCTTGGTAGACCTGACGTACGTATCGTGGACGTTCGTTCGCCCGAGGAGTATGCCAATGGCCACCTACCCCAAGCAATGAACATCCCCATTGAGCGCCTTTTGCAACACGCTCATGACTGGTCACGACGCGAACGCATCGTTACTGTATGCGCCAAGGGCGGCGGTCGATCAGCACAAGCCGCGCAAGTTCTACGTGACATGGACTTCGGTAGAACGTGGTGGTTGTGCGGAGGCACGCTGGGTTGGCGCTGA
- a CDS encoding cation-translocating P-type ATPase, translated as MMKDKKFLLLLAAVAVVITLEVLSLMGIDLPMPWAPILFGAFVLAVGWQVLWKGLKAMIALRFSSINLLMVIAVIGAFYLGEYPEAAVVITLYVLGEKLEDIGIEQSKSALDKLVSSMPKTVLVKGTSQPVPIDQVPLGSVLLVKSGEMIPLDGVVVDGHSSVDESTITGEPLPKDKRADDKVFGGTLNKQGVLEIRTTRTNSDTTLSRIVQLTFQAQTNRSVTQQFIERFARIYTPCVLIIALGLVVVPVLVMGLPFDVWLKQAITVLVIACPCALVISTPVAIYSAIGNAGGRGVVIKGGKYLESLAALKVVGLDKTRTITFGQPIAEDVITFGDTTMEELLACAAGAEAFSEHPLAQAIVDRAKAEGFEPHRVRDFQSTMGKGLQAECMVCDHDDILIGKLEFITENRKAQPEAVKAVEELQAQGKTAVVVSFTDQVAGVIGIADKIKPDSAAAIASMKAIGVEPVMLTGDNQQAAEHVAAQVGITKVFGGLLPEDKATRIADLQRTTGPAAHVGDGVNDAPALATATVGIAMGALGSDTAIETAGVALMNDDLRLIPYLIQLSRATLKRIRFNTGMAIIVKAIFLALAFFGKSNLVLAIAADVGVTLLVIMTSLQLMRWTTRLRN; from the coding sequence ATGATGAAGGACAAGAAGTTCCTGTTGCTACTAGCGGCCGTCGCGGTGGTGATCACCCTCGAAGTGCTATCACTCATGGGCATCGACCTGCCGATGCCATGGGCACCCATCCTGTTCGGCGCATTCGTATTGGCCGTAGGCTGGCAGGTGCTCTGGAAAGGACTGAAAGCAATGATCGCGCTGCGGTTCAGCAGCATCAACCTGCTCATGGTGATCGCTGTGATCGGGGCCTTCTACCTCGGCGAGTATCCCGAAGCGGCCGTGGTGATCACGCTCTACGTGCTCGGCGAAAAGCTCGAAGACATCGGCATCGAGCAGAGCAAAAGTGCGCTGGACAAGCTCGTGAGCAGCATGCCAAAGACGGTGCTTGTGAAAGGAACATCCCAGCCCGTTCCCATTGATCAAGTACCTCTGGGCAGCGTGCTCTTGGTGAAGTCGGGCGAGATGATCCCGTTGGATGGCGTCGTGGTGGATGGTCACAGCAGCGTGGACGAATCGACCATAACAGGCGAGCCATTGCCGAAGGACAAACGTGCCGATGACAAGGTGTTCGGTGGCACTTTGAACAAGCAGGGGGTATTGGAGATCCGCACCACGCGCACGAACAGCGATACTACGCTTTCACGTATCGTTCAACTCACTTTCCAAGCCCAGACGAACCGCAGCGTCACCCAACAGTTCATCGAGCGTTTCGCGCGTATCTACACACCATGCGTATTAATCATTGCACTAGGCTTGGTAGTGGTGCCCGTGCTCGTCATGGGGCTGCCTTTCGATGTATGGTTGAAACAGGCCATCACCGTGCTGGTGATCGCCTGCCCATGCGCATTGGTGATCAGCACGCCCGTGGCGATCTACAGTGCCATTGGCAATGCTGGTGGCCGAGGTGTGGTGATCAAGGGCGGCAAATACCTTGAATCGCTGGCTGCATTGAAGGTGGTGGGCCTCGACAAGACGCGCACAATCACCTTCGGCCAACCGATCGCCGAGGATGTGATCACTTTCGGGGACACCACCATGGAGGAGCTTCTCGCATGTGCTGCGGGCGCGGAAGCCTTCAGCGAGCATCCACTGGCACAGGCTATCGTGGACCGAGCCAAAGCGGAAGGATTCGAGCCTCACAGAGTGAGAGATTTTCAAAGCACCATGGGCAAGGGCCTGCAAGCCGAGTGCATGGTGTGCGATCACGACGATATCCTCATCGGCAAGCTGGAATTCATCACCGAGAACCGCAAGGCGCAACCCGAAGCGGTGAAAGCTGTGGAGGAATTGCAAGCGCAAGGCAAGACCGCCGTTGTGGTCAGTTTCACAGATCAGGTAGCGGGTGTGATTGGCATCGCCGACAAGATCAAACCAGACAGCGCAGCGGCGATCGCGTCCATGAAAGCGATTGGCGTGGAGCCTGTCATGCTCACTGGCGACAACCAACAAGCCGCCGAGCACGTCGCAGCACAGGTGGGCATCACCAAGGTTTTCGGTGGACTGCTACCCGAGGACAAGGCTACACGCATTGCAGACCTGCAACGAACGACTGGACCAGCTGCACACGTAGGCGACGGGGTGAACGACGCGCCTGCATTGGCCACCGCGACCGTCGGCATTGCCATGGGTGCATTGGGCAGCGACACCGCCATTGAAACGGCTGGCGTGGCGCTCATGAACGATGACCTTCGACTCATCCCCTACCTCATCCAACTCTCCCGCGCTACCTTGAAGCGCATCCGTTTCAATACGGGGATGGCGATTATCGTAAAGGCCATCTTCCTCGCACTGGCCTTCTTCGGCAAGAGTAATCTTGTTTTGGCCATTGCTGCGGACGTAGGAGTTACGCTGCTCGTCATCATGACCAGTTTGCAGTTGATGCGGTGGACAACTCGCTTAAGGAACTGA
- a CDS encoding efflux RND transporter periplasmic adaptor subunit: protein MSRLPLVALLILFLSACGDSGNTPEVGEEGQHHDEEHEGAEVELTPTQIEAIGLETAGLERKTLSGTLKVNGRLMLPPQDQAQVGTLMGGTITRILVTEGQTVQKGQVLAELASTEFLQLQQDYLESAAQLVVKRADFNRQRDLRTDNINAERTLQQAQSDLLSAEARQMAMAEKLKLFGVDPEGFTAGAIRSSFAVRAPIPGSLHTIAITTGQYAEPNKPLFDITDNRALHIDLTVFEQDLAQVREGQKVSFTIANDAHSSHEAEIYGVNRSFEEGQQAVVAHARMKDIDDHLLPGMFIDARIQVKSDSALAVPNDAIVSNGDDHFIFVQHEENAFKQVQVRIGVSDQGYTAVTPFEQLATDAKVVVSGAYYLLSELTKGSGEHHH, encoded by the coding sequence ATGTCACGGCTTCCCCTCGTGGCATTGCTCATCCTGTTCCTGTCCGCGTGTGGCGATTCGGGGAACACGCCAGAAGTGGGAGAAGAAGGCCAACATCATGACGAAGAGCATGAAGGAGCCGAGGTCGAATTGACGCCTACACAGATCGAGGCCATCGGGCTGGAAACCGCAGGATTGGAGCGCAAGACATTGAGCGGCACGCTGAAGGTGAACGGTCGCCTCATGCTGCCACCGCAGGACCAAGCCCAAGTGGGTACCCTCATGGGCGGGACCATCACGCGCATCCTCGTCACCGAAGGACAGACAGTGCAGAAAGGACAAGTGCTCGCAGAACTAGCCAGTACGGAATTCCTCCAACTGCAACAGGACTATCTGGAGAGCGCCGCCCAGTTGGTGGTGAAGCGGGCCGACTTCAACCGTCAACGCGATCTACGAACGGATAACATCAACGCCGAGCGCACCTTGCAACAGGCCCAGAGCGACCTGCTCAGTGCAGAGGCACGTCAAATGGCCATGGCCGAGAAACTGAAACTCTTTGGTGTAGATCCAGAGGGCTTCACGGCAGGTGCCATCCGCAGTTCATTCGCGGTACGGGCTCCGATACCTGGCAGTTTGCATACCATCGCCATCACCACTGGCCAGTATGCCGAGCCGAACAAACCGCTCTTCGATATTACCGACAACCGTGCATTACACATCGACCTCACCGTATTCGAGCAAGACTTGGCACAGGTACGCGAAGGCCAGAAGGTGAGCTTCACCATCGCCAACGACGCACATTCATCGCATGAAGCGGAGATATACGGGGTGAACCGATCCTTCGAGGAAGGACAGCAGGCCGTGGTCGCTCATGCACGCATGAAGGACATCGACGATCATTTGTTGCCAGGCATGTTCATTGACGCGCGTATTCAGGTGAAAAGTGACAGTGCGCTGGCTGTGCCGAACGATGCCATCGTGAGCAACGGCGACGACCACTTCATCTTCGTGCAGCATGAGGAAAACGCTTTCAAGCAAGTGCAAGTGCGCATTGGTGTAAGTGATCAGGGATATACCGCTGTAACGCCCTTCGAGCAGCTTGCTACCGATGCCAAAGTGGTGGTCTCAGGGGCCTACTACCTCCTCAGTGAATTGACCAAGGGAAGTGGCGAGCACCACCATTGA